A region of Rhizorhabdus wittichii RW1 DNA encodes the following proteins:
- a CDS encoding glucose-6-phosphate 1-dehydrogenase (TIGRFAM: glucose-6-phosphate 1-dehydrogenase~PFAM: glucose-6-phosphate dehydrogenase), with amino-acid sequence MTSPSEKLLLFGATGDLSQRMLLPSLYGLAADGLLPSGLAIVGTARSGHDDAAFRGFVEQALRRFVPAERLDEAALGGFLARVGYVPVDASKEGDFAALAEKVGSTERGLSIFLSTAPSLFGATIDGLAKAGLAGEGVRIGLEKPLGYDMASSREINDAVGSVFPEERIFRIDHYLGKETVQNLLALRFANGLFEPLWREGGIDHVQITVSETVGLEGRVGFYDGAGALRDMVQNHMLQLLALVAMEPPARFDAAAVRDEKVKVFRSLRPIDRATAASHSVIGQYGAGAVAGGPVPGYVDELGKPSDTETFVALKANIDNWRWKGVPFYLRTGKRLPSRQSEIFIQFKGVPHSIFDGRGAVLQPNKLIIRLQPDENVRLLLMAKEPGLDRDGIRLREVPLDISMPNAFADSRRRIAYERLLLDLVEGDQTLFVRRDEVEAQWEWVDAIRDGWAANAMKPKPYMAGTWGPSAAIALTERDRVTWHD; translated from the coding sequence GTGACGTCACCGAGCGAGAAGCTGCTGTTGTTTGGTGCGACGGGAGACCTGTCGCAGCGGATGCTGCTGCCGTCGCTGTACGGGCTGGCGGCGGATGGGTTGCTGCCGTCGGGTCTGGCGATCGTGGGGACGGCGCGCAGCGGGCATGACGACGCGGCGTTCCGGGGGTTCGTCGAGCAGGCGCTGCGCCGCTTCGTGCCGGCCGAGCGGCTCGACGAGGCGGCGCTGGGCGGCTTCCTCGCGCGGGTCGGCTATGTCCCGGTCGACGCCTCGAAGGAGGGCGACTTCGCCGCGCTGGCGGAGAAGGTCGGGTCGACGGAGCGGGGGCTGTCGATCTTCCTGTCGACCGCGCCGTCGCTGTTCGGGGCGACGATCGACGGTCTCGCCAAGGCGGGGCTGGCGGGCGAGGGGGTGCGGATCGGGCTGGAGAAGCCGCTCGGCTACGACATGGCGTCGAGCCGCGAGATCAACGACGCGGTCGGATCGGTCTTCCCCGAGGAGCGGATCTTCCGGATCGACCATTATCTGGGCAAGGAGACGGTCCAGAACCTGCTGGCGCTGCGCTTCGCCAACGGGCTGTTCGAGCCGCTGTGGCGCGAGGGCGGGATCGACCATGTCCAGATCACCGTGTCGGAGACGGTCGGGCTGGAGGGGCGGGTCGGCTTCTACGACGGGGCGGGGGCGCTCCGGGACATGGTGCAGAACCACATGCTCCAGCTGCTGGCGCTGGTGGCGATGGAGCCGCCGGCGCGGTTCGACGCGGCGGCGGTGCGCGACGAGAAGGTGAAGGTGTTCCGCTCGCTGCGCCCGATCGACCGGGCGACGGCGGCGAGCCACAGCGTGATCGGGCAATATGGTGCCGGCGCGGTCGCGGGCGGGCCGGTGCCGGGCTATGTCGACGAGCTGGGCAAGCCGTCGGACACCGAGACCTTCGTCGCGCTGAAGGCGAACATCGACAATTGGCGGTGGAAGGGGGTTCCCTTCTACCTGCGCACGGGCAAGCGGCTGCCGAGCCGTCAGTCGGAGATCTTCATCCAGTTCAAGGGGGTGCCGCACTCGATCTTCGACGGGCGGGGCGCGGTGCTGCAACCCAACAAGCTGATCATCCGTTTGCAGCCCGACGAGAATGTCCGGCTGCTGCTGATGGCGAAGGAGCCGGGGCTCGACCGCGACGGGATCAGGCTGAGGGAGGTGCCGCTCGACATATCGATGCCGAACGCCTTCGCCGACAGCCGGCGGCGGATCGCCTATGAGCGGCTGCTGCTCGACCTGGTCGAGGGCGACCAGACGCTGTTCGTGCGGCGCGACGAGGTCGAGGCGCAATGGGAATGGGTCGACGCGATCCGCGACGGCTGGGCCGCCAATGCCATGAAGCCCAAGCCCTATATGGCCGGTACATGGGGCCCCTCCGCCGCCATCGCCCTCACCGAACGCGACCGCGTCACGTGGCATGATTGA